The Mesorhizobium sp. B2-8-5 genome segment CACGCGCCGGCCGGCTGGCTCGATCAGCATGACGCCCGGCTTGTCGGCGAATTCGCCGTCGAAATCGACGGGACTGGCGATGCCGTGCCAGGGCTCGATGCACAGGAAGGGCGCGCCGCCGGGCTTGGACCAGATGCCCAGCTCGTTGAAACCCTGCCAGGACACCTCGATCGCCGGCCCGCGGCCGACGGCATAGCGCACGCTGGTGCTGGCCGGCCTGTCGAGGATGACGGCGTCATCGTCGAACAGTTTTTCGGAAAGCGGCAGCGTCTTTCCCTCGATCGGTGTCGGTTGCGGGTCCGGCCGCAGCAGGCCGTCCTTCAGGCGGCGGACCGGCGCCGGCTCGTTGTCGGCGAAGGTCAGCCGGTAGGCCTCCTTGGGCAGTTCCGGCAGCAGCGGCCAATTGAACGCCGGATGCGCGCCGATCGAGGCGGGCAACGGCTCGTCGCCCATGTTGGTGACCTCGAAGGTCACGCCGAGCTGCCGGGGTTTCAGCTCGTAGCCGATGGCCAGGCGAAAGGCGAAGGGATAGTGCGTTCGCGTCTCGGCATCATCCGTCAGCACCAATGTGCAGGAGGTCGGCCCCTGCTCCGCCCAGGCAAAGCGCCGGTCGCGGGCAAAGCCGTGCTGCGTCATCGGATAGGTTTGGCCGCGATGCCGCAGTTGGTCGCCTTTGAGCCGGCCGACGATCGGGAACAGGACCGGCGAATGACGGCGCCAGACGGGGCCTGCCTGCCACAGAAGCTCGGTGCCGTCGCCATCGCGCAGCGAGACCAGCTCGGCCCCCTGCCCGACGACGGTCGCCGAAATGCCGTCAGCGTGAAGCGTCAGTTGTTCCATTGCGTCCTCGCGGCTGGCTGGTCTGGCCGGCAGGCTAGCAAAAGGCCGCGCGTGAACTCAAGCGCGGCAGGCAGATCTCACCTTGGTCCTGGACGCCTTGGTGCGCAATCGACAAAAAATGGCCGGAGGTTTCCCTCCGGCCACGCCGAGGTCAGCAGTGTTGCTTGCTACGGTCCGGCTTATTCGCGCTCACCGGTGAAATTCAAGAGCAGCTGGAAGATGTTGATGAAGTTCAGATAGAGCGAGAAGGCGCCGAAGACGGCGAGCTTCTGCTGCGATTCCGCGTCGAAATTCTCCGCATACTGCTCCTTGATCGTCTGCGTGTCCCAGGCGGTCAGGCCGACGAAGACGGCAATGCCGATCACCGAGATGGCGAACTGCAGCGCGGTCGAGCCGAGGAACAGGTTGACCAGGCTGGCGATGACCACGCCGATCAGGCCCATGATCAGAAAGGACGAGAACTGCGTCAGGTCGCGCCTGGTCGTGTAGCCGTAGAGGCTGGTGGCGCCGAACATCGTGGCGGCGATGAAGAAGGTGCGCGCGATGCTGGTCGAGGTGAAGACCAGGAACACCGAGGCAAGCGACAGGCCCATGACGGCGCAGAAGGCCCAGAACATCGCTTGCGCGCCCGAGGCCGACATGGTCTGCATCCTGAACGAGAAGAGCATGACGAAGGCGAGCGGCGCCAGCATCACCACCCATTTCAGTGGGCTGGAGAAGATCGGCACATAGAGCGCGGGTGTCGAGGCCACGAAGAAGGCGACGAGGCCGGTGACGACGAGGCCGAGGCCCATATAGTTGTAGACGCGCAGCATGTGCTTGCGCAGGCCCTGGTCATAGACGGCTCCGGCCTGCACGCCGGCGCCCGTTCGGTATCCC includes the following:
- a CDS encoding Bax inhibitor-1/YccA family protein, with amino-acid sequence MNSPNLGYRTGAGVQAGAVYDQGLRKHMLRVYNYMGLGLVVTGLVAFFVASTPALYVPIFSSPLKWVVMLAPLAFVMLFSFRMQTMSASGAQAMFWAFCAVMGLSLASVFLVFTSTSIARTFFIAATMFGATSLYGYTTRRDLTQFSSFLIMGLIGVVIASLVNLFLGSTALQFAISVIGIAVFVGLTAWDTQTIKEQYAENFDAESQQKLAVFGAFSLYLNFINIFQLLLNFTGERE
- a CDS encoding aldose 1-epimerase family protein, with the translated sequence MEQLTLHADGISATVVGQGAELVSLRDGDGTELLWQAGPVWRRHSPVLFPIVGRLKGDQLRHRGQTYPMTQHGFARDRRFAWAEQGPTSCTLVLTDDAETRTHYPFAFRLAIGYELKPRQLGVTFEVTNMGDEPLPASIGAHPAFNWPLLPELPKEAYRLTFADNEPAPVRRLKDGLLRPDPQPTPIEGKTLPLSEKLFDDDAVILDRPASTSVRYAVGRGPAIEVSWQGFNELGIWSKPGGAPFLCIEPWHGIASPVDFDGEFADKPGVMLIEPAGRRVLSYRIGLSREP